The following DNA comes from Triticum aestivum cultivar Chinese Spring chromosome 3D, IWGSC CS RefSeq v2.1, whole genome shotgun sequence.
ttgatgtcaattgtgctaataatatgcaaaaccctaagcttggggatgctagttttgctatgtctactacttgttgcaatgatcatgattggggtgattcttcttatgatcttgaaaatttattcaagccccatgatgaatatgagattgataatagtgtttgcaataatattgaaagtaggtttggaagagtgtcaactttagatcccacatatttggaaaatgttcgatcttatggtatttttgataaaagtgggtttggagaggtcattactttagttaatgttaatcccaaaattttggaagagtgtcaactttgcatgcatgtggatcgtgttgaaaatattttatgtgatagttattttattgaatttgcttatgaacccacatgtaattattatgagagagtaaaatatggttgtagaaattttcatgataataaattacctctcgttatgttgagattgctatcgtcactttcttcttccttgcatatgctagtttttgcttgccttgcaaatttgtttgcttataaaatgcctatgcataggaagacaTGGCTTTTTTTTTGTTTAGTAAGAGATGGCAATGTTGTTTTTAGATGGCATTTTTTGTTTATTAAGAGGAGATTTTTTTTATCAtggattatttttttattttcttttggcaACTCAAATTATAGGACCACGTCAAGTTTAAATATATTTTTAACATCCATGGTTAATTTCTGATATTAGAGGATGGCATTTTTAATTAAAAAAATAGATTCAGAGCATGTAATTTTTAAATTTTAGATTTTATATGTATTTTTATAAGATAATTTTTTGGGGGGGTTCATGGCATTTTTTAAAATATAAAGAAAAGCTAACTAGGCATTTTGGGTCAATCGGAGTTGCCCTTGCCTGCCACCCCATCGAACGACCGAAAACGATCTTTGGGAGTTCCCCCCCGGCGAATGAATTGCTCGATGCTTAAAAAAGATGGAACTTGAACTGGCTTAAATAATCTACAGCAGTGCGAATGCGATATACGAATAGAATCAACTGATGTAAGAGCATGTGCAATGTGAGTTTTTCTAGCACTATGATTTCTGTCCCGATGGAAGAGAGATTACAATACAACATTCCTAGTTTCTATCCTTCGGTTCATATGCTGGCAGTGTGGCCATCTGCCCCTTTCGCGCTTGCCAGCACCCATTTCCTAGCTTCCGACTTGATCACGCTAAAAGGGTGAGCTAAGTTCAGTTGGGCGCCACgtctttcgtgctttcagatgCATCATACCACCAACATAACAACCAAGGCAATGCCCCTTCCGAGCAGGTGTTgcaagagagggaataaaatggaaCAATCATTTTGTTTCTTAATTAAATTGCTTGAAATGATTTACTAGTAGTACTTAAAAGACCGCTATCTATCCCTTCTTCCTGCTTTTGATTTAAATTATATCTCAAGGATTTCAAAACAAAAGTGGAAGAACAAATCTTGATTTTATCTAAATTGTCTTGTGATAGCCTCGTGCTCCTGTCTCACTATTTATGAATTCAACTGTATCTAAACTTTGTTGTAAGTTGAGTTCATGCATGTTGTCACCTTCGTGCCTTTATATATTGGCGTCTTTTTGGAAGCCATGGGGTAAAAACTGAAGAGGTGATAAGGACAGAAGTATTGCATATGGCTGAGGGTAAAAACTGAAGAGGTAATAACGACAGAAGTATTGCATATGGCTGAggcaaaaaaaatggaaaaaagaaaAAGTAATCATGGCAGGAGGGCCCAACCGGGTTCGAACCGGTGACCTATTGATCTGCAGTCAATTGCTCTACCACTGAGCTATGGACCCTATGATGCTTCAACAGAACAATTCACGTACTAATCCTTTAGTCCGTGCTTTTGCATTTTAGACCGCTTCTTTTGGTTCTCTCGCTAAATATTTACAAAATCATGTATATAAAGTGATTAAAACGACGAGCAAACGACAAAGCCCTGTACAAAGATGGGCAAAAATTACAAATTCACAAACTCAAAACCAATGGCAAATCAAACATATTTGATATGTTAAACTGTCTTCAGCTGATATATAGATGATCCAAACAGAAACCGCTGGTGCAAGTTAAGATGGGCAATTACAGTTTCTCTGAACTCGGAATCAATGGCAAATCAAACATTTCTCAAAATTAAATTGTCCTCTGCTGATATATTGATGATCTGAATAGAAACTACGAGTGCAATTTAGATACAGGACAGGCAAAACTCAGAACATCCCAAACTACAACACTGGACCAGTAATCGATACTGCTAAATCTCGGCTTGATATCATCTCTTAAACACTCACTGTTTTAGAGTATACAGTATTACAAACTTAACAGGGACTACATAGCAAAGAGACTATTCTGGGAGTACGAGGTGTCGTCGTCGTCTAACTCATTTCGGGTTCCTTAGAACAATGATGACCGAGTCGCCGCGGAGGAACATCTTGCTGATGAACCTGTCCTTGTTCACTGGAAGGGCCTTCTTCTTGCCTTTGCCAGTCTTTGGAACCTGTAACGAGAGCAGGGGACGTTAGTGAACAGTCACAATAATTAACTCGAAGATAAGGAAGCAGCGCGGAAGTTGGGGTAATGTGCACATACCTCAGTCCACATCTCCCGAACATTCTCAAGAACCATGTTGCAGTGACGGTCAAATGCCCTCACACGACCAAGTAGCTTCTTGTTGTTCCGGCAGTTGATAAGCACCTGAGGAAGAAGAGAGCATACAGTGTCAGTACAACGGCTAATGTGGGAAACGTCATCTGCAGTCGGTGCAAGTGCAGACATGCAGTCACCTAGAGATCCACTTCTTCATTATTTATTTTACTGCATAGAAGAGTGTAACAGGTGTGTTTGTGGCAAGCGAAGGTGTAAGGTTACACGCATGAAACATTTACGTAAAACAGCCTGCCTACAGAAGTACAGAATCACATCAAGCACGCAGACATATACACAATAAGACTTGTAGCAGCTATCAGGCAGATCAGCTAATAGCACTTATTTTGTTTGCATCCATACATGTGCTAATCAAGGTTCATGGTGTGCATTGGGCTCACCCAAGGATTAATAATTGGCTACACATTTCAAACATTGAGACTTCATTAAACAGTCAGTAACTAATCTTGCAGCCATTTTTACAGTAGCTACTACACAGACCGACCTAGTTAAGTAGGAGTACATGACAACACAACCGACAACAACAATTCCAATTCCAGACATTTTCAATTTAGTAACCATATAATACCATAGCGGTGCTACATGCAAGAAACACACAGCAATATGACCAATACAGAATTGCACTTGTCAAAATACAACACAATACTATCAAGTGAGAACCATTGCATCACCTTCCTTCTCAGGTAACAGAGTTGCATTTCTTTCAGTTAATAAAAGGGCCTATGATACGCAATGATAACACTAGGACAGATGCTGCACAGGAACTATTAGCaaacacaattcaagaaagcaacTGTTCACTTGCGCAGCAGGGTCAATACAACCAAAATTGCACAAAAGAGAGCTTTCAGGTTAAATAGTTGCATTTGTTTCACTGCATAAAAAGGATGTATCCTATATGCACCAATGGCACTAGGACAAATGCTGCAGAGAAACATGCTGCACAGAAACCATGTGATTACTCGCACATTACTCACCGGGGCATTTAATTTCGCAGGGCAAAGAGCACATCATTATTAGCAAAGGCAATTCACAAAACTACAGTTCATCTGCAACAATATGTACAGAGTTGTGCTAAGTTTCAGGTTACAGAAAACTACGATTCACCCAAACTCAATGGAATTAACTTTCAGAATACAGAGCTGCATTTGTGTCAGTTATTAATAAAGGACGTATTATATGCCGCAATAGCACTAGGACTATAAGCTGCACAAGAACTAATTGATTACTCAGATATTACGCACCAGGGCATTTAGCTTCACAGCACTGCGAGGGCAGCCAGCGCCATTAGCAAACACAATTGACGAAACCAACGTGGACTTCCCCAGCAGGATTCATCGCAAGCAACTAGGTCGATTGGATTTTCAGGCAAAATATCGCACAACTAGGACAGCAGAGCGTTCAATTCAAACAGGTGCAGACAGACATTAATCACATTATTATACAGGAAAAGGGAAATCCCAGCCCTTGGCAAAGCTGGGCTGACGATACAAGCAAGAAGTCAGTCGACTCACCTGAGTATTGTTCTTGACGCTCATCAGGAGCAGGGACAGGGGGCCGGtgctgaactcctcctcctccttaacCTGCCGCCGCAAACAGAACCATGTCAGTCACTAGTTAAGACATCCATACACCCAGGGATAAAAGTATGGGGAAATTGCAAGCGCGGGATGCTTACATTGGCAGCTGCTTCTTCCGCCATCGGTACGAAGCGAAGCTGGCGGCGACCTGCGGACGGGAAAGAAACCAAATCAGCAGCAACCCTAACTCTCTCTTAGAGACCCGTACAGCAAGAGCCCGGGTTGAACGGACGAACTGTGGCAGCCCCCTTGTCCGGAACAGCTAGACTACCCGCGCGGGGGGGTGGGGTTGGAACCCTAGATTCCAGCGGGTACTCGCGGGGCGGCGGGTCACAGATCGAGAAGTACTGAATACAATGAAATAGTTAATCGACGTTTTCGGGGCGCGGGGGGGAGGGCCGGGGGCCGTCGTTACCTGCGGGGCGGTGGCGGAGGCGAACCGGAGCGGGGGCGGCGGAGGCGAAGAGGGGGAGGGCTTGtctgaggaggaagaggacgaggggaggggaggggcggggcGGGCCGGCGGGGGTTACGTTTTGCGGGAAGCCCCCTGCCCTTTTGTCGGTTCATTAGTTACGCTTCGCAGTAATGTCGGTTCTTTTTGCTTCCAGTAAATGCGAGTCTGTCTTTCGTGTTTTGCCTAGTACGTATGTCGGTACCGAAGCGAAAAAAAAAATTGTTTTGCGTTTCTTTTAGGTAGTGCGAATTTCCTATTCCATTCACACAATTAGAAGGGCTTGTGGCTTTTCTAAGAACCGGATCTTTTGTTTTAAAATATACTCCCCTATAAGATTCTTTTAGATCGCTGTATTTCTCCACAGACAGAGTAGACGTCGCCTCGCGCATTGTTGCGGGAATCGATTGCGATACAATGTCATATTTTAATATGATTTGCTTGTACAAGACGTTAACTATTTAGGTTATTATCAATCTCTATGCTAAGGAAGGTCTCCTCTCCCGTTGCCTAGTGTTTTGCTCCATCGTTCTTTCGTCCGCCCCATCTTTTTCCGTCACAACCCATTTATTCGCACGGCCCACCCACGGGACCTCCTACGTCCCAGCCATCCGCGTGCACCAGGAGGCACACCTCTTCCCCGGTCGTCGGCATCCACCAAGAGCTCGTAATGTGAGTTTGTCTTTTGTGTTTTGCCTATGTCGATATCTAAGTgattttttttgcctttctttagGTAGTGGGAATTTCCTATTTCATTCACACAATTAGAATGGCTTGTGGCATTTTTTcttactagtaagcatgcacgtgcaacgtcCGTCTTGACGATGCTACAATCGGATGTAAGAAACACTATAATTTAGCATTATGCTATTACGCATGTAATTATCCCAATAATTCCTAATACACTTACGCAAGTTGGATGGATGTTGTCCACGGCTTCATTCTGGATATAATTCAGCAAATGCATCGGTAATAAGTTTTAATAGAACAAATAAGTAAGTATCATGCGCATCCTTGTGCATAGAATTATACATGGCAAGTAATAAATATGTCACGTTTACTTGTTGATATGGCCACGTGCTTTTTAGTTTGTTTTAATCTGATTGCACTTATGAATACATTGCATATATGTCTCTCGTTCCCCACTTTGTCTACCACCCTCCATCTCTCTTCCTAACCTTCTCTTTCCCACCCTCGCTCCCTCTTTCTTTCTAGCCCTCTCTATCTCTCCAGGACACAATCCCCTAATGACAAAAAGTCCCCCACCTCCCctctttatattataaagcaaccatcaCCTCATACATCTGAGAAGACTGGTACTAACACACGCCACTACCGCACTCGACACGCACCCAAAGCAAGATACAAAGGTGCGGACAAACCACCCCAACGACTACCAAGCATACTACGAATGAGCAGAGAAGAACCACTTCTAGCCGACGGACCACCACATGAGTGATCCACCGAGGAGGGGTGGGAAGGCCAACGCCGGAGCGGGGACTCCAAAACGGTGCCTCCAAGAAGGGCAGGACCACGGATAGCCGCCGCCGTCCGATCCCGTGGATCAAGTTTTCACCCAGAGCAACACGAAGGGAGTGAGAGTACCGCGACGGAGCCTGCAAGAAGGAAACAACGCCTGCGGATGCCGCCGCCGACGGCTAGTACAAAGATTGGGCAAGTGATGTACCCTGGTGCTCTGACTCCCTCCGTCGCACCCCCGCTCCGCCAACCACCCGCATCCATGCCTGCTCGCACACAGACACACAACACATACGTACCTAGAAGAATATTGTGATCCGCTGCGGCACGCCACGCCGAGACACAGATGCTGACATGCATTGCTCTCTCTTTTTAATAGGAACACATACGTAATTTGGTTACAGTTACGAATTTTAAAGCTGGTTACTCAAATCTAGCAGAATAAAAGAATAGGTTTCTTGCTATCATGAGAATAATATCAATATATGAGCACACTCACACAACTTGTAAATTAAGCTAAGGGGTAGATTCCGAACATACtgcttttctatttatttttttgctttagcACATGTGTCTTCCTGTCCTCTTCACCTCTTGAGAATATGGCACGCAAGGTTTGCTTAAGCACATGACAAAATGAACGTCGAGAGAATTCGGCTGCTGCATATTACCTTTTGATAATTATTATTGCAGGCAAACCAGCATAGGCTGTACAACAAATATATACATGCAGAAATGTGGGCTCTTGGAAAGACGATGATACCGAGTAGACGAGCAAGTCCTCAAAGGCACCTCCTGCAGACCTGCACAACCACGTTGACATTTAGTTTCTCATCCTAGCTCCCAGTCACTGTAGAaggtagtttttttttgaaacggaggcataAGCATAAGTTGTGACTGTAGAAGATAGTTTTGATGCTTATAATAATGACAACATGTAATTATAAAACTAATGCATGTAATAATTAAGGTTGTATTTAAAGTGGTGTAAGCTAGCTTCTTGATAAATATCCGCCGATAAAGGTATTTTTAATAACACAAGTGAGTTGAACACATCGTCGATAGGCAAAGTAATTACTACAGTTCCTTCCGAATCAAGGATAGAAGAAATGCAATAGATGATAAGACTTATATTTTAACACTACCGATACACTACAAGATGTTAAGAGTTTTGAGAAACAACATCCTATCGACATAAGTACTTCACTTTTGTCAGGAACATGTGCAATAAGGAGAGCAAAAATATACAATAGGAAGGAGTTATAGAGCAACACATCATGCCCAAACAGTCCTAGTAAAGTAACTCAGACACAACCATTAATGGTTTCAACCAAATAAAACCAACACATCATAATTCCTGAAACTCCTCGGGGTGCATGCTATCTAACCAGATCACCCATTCAAGTGTATATACCCAGCCAATGTTTATTGTTGCAAAATTGCGCACATTGTAAGAAAACTATTGTGAGGAAACCCACAAGATAAGAGAAATAAAGATGGCACCTTCCAACATGTGCTATCAAGAAAATACTAAACCCCCTTCTCTTGTAGTCTGCATAAACTTGGAAACTTGGTTCTCGCTTCACCTGCAATAGTAGTGGAGCCCTCCTGGAAAGACATGTTAAAAATATCCATTATTAGGTGTGATCATTATCAAAATTCATTTGAATTGTACAAAGAAGATAGAAAATCACATACTTATTAGCAATATagttaattgcccgtgcgttgcaacgaggaAAGCATATCTttatcccctttccttcctccgcTCCCACCCACTAACTTCCGAACCCAAACTCTCCACACCTAGTAATGGTGCAACTGAATAAATTAGTACAGTAAAATGAGTTGTAGGACATACAATTAAGAAAAGTCATAGTTTAGGCCTTAGAGAACCTAAATACAACGACGTGGGATTAATGTAGAAGCACACACAACAACAGAAAAACACATATGTCAGAGGAAAGTGCTACTGCCAGCAGAAGTAGCTGCCCCGGTGGGTAGTGATCGAGACTATGCACGGGATTCATGTAGAAGCACCTAAACACAGGATTGAAAATTGGTACGTGGAACATGGTGCAGGCATTCCGGTGAAGTCAGTGAGAATGGAAGCTTAAGGTGTGGCAAGAACATGCGAAATTTTAATGAGTGTAAAAGGATCGTATGGGGGAAAACAGTAAAGGAATGCATACGCATTATAAACAGTACAAGGATCTTCGGGTGTGGCATTTCCTTTTCACGCCGGCGCACTTAATTTGACCATCCATACACATTATAAATTGCAATGTCTTTAACAACAAGAAACTAATACACTATGATAGCTTACTTAAGGACATACTTAATATGCATTATCGAAAATGCTAGGAACTAAATAGTTAGAGTATACCAATTATAATGATAGCATATCTCTTACACATGAGTTAATATATTTCACAATGAAAACTTGATTTGTCACTCCATCAACTTCAAATGCACATGAGCTGTATGCACCTCATGGTGATGATATATGCTCGTAGAAGAAGGTGGACGTGGAGGCAGTACGTGATATAAAGGTTGTCGAAGAACACACACAAAATATCAAAGTAATTGTGCCGAGGTTGccgggaagaagaagagaggacaAGACAAACAGGTTTTTGTGGCTGGCATAAAATGATCTGGATTGGTTTTTGTGACTGGCATTCTGTGGTCCTGTGGGAACAACCTAGCATCAAATTCACGTTTTCtttagaaaaaaaatcattatCATGGCTGATAAAGTCCAGTCCAGTACCAAACATTAGCTAGCCAGTACCCCTGGTTATTTTGTTCCAATAACTGAAATTATCGGACAACATGGCAAGCCAAAACACGTTTGTCAATCCATGTGTTAAACAATCAGGCATCATAGACTATATTGCAAGATATTACCTGTAGAAGTGGCAAGGATATGTTGTGTGAACAATCTGGCACCAGAACTCCTGTACTTTTTTTTTGCTTCAGTGATCACCTGTACATCAGATTACATCAGATCTCTGTAGTACTTTTTTCTTGCTTCGGCGTCGACAGGGGCGCATGGAAGttagctatccatgtgccagaaccatgacgaGATATTAtgggtttcaactctagcctaccccGACTTGTTTGGGACTGAAAGGAATTGTTTCTGTTGTACTGTGTCATGACTACTATATATATTCTTACATACAAAGACCGAAGAGAACATTCTAGATTTGCATCCATTGAACATCCATAGAAAAAATTTCAGGAAATTAAGAATCTGTTGTCTGACAGGATAAAAGACATACTTTAAACCATCATGTTGACCAGGAGCTAAAACTGAGGAGTACTTTTTTGCTTCATCCTTCTCTAGTTATAAAGGTCTGCGGTGAATTAAGAACAGAATGATTAAAAAAATGAGAGGTGTGTTTTAGGTAAGAAATTATACTTTTAGCAAAATCATGCACTGCTTGGTTTGACACTTGTAGATAACTTAAGAGTGTAGATAAAGATACATCACAAAGCTTACTTAACACTCATGGTCATGAAAAAATAACTTAACACATGAGGCAGAATAATCTTCAAGGGCATTTGTTTTTAGTATGGAACAAGTGAGTTTTCATCAAACCTCAACAATCCAAAATCATGATGCCATTTTCAATATGTAACAATTATATAGAATACATATATCAACATGTACACCTCAATAAATTCATCATAAAATATTGTTAAT
Coding sequences within:
- the LOC123080932 gene encoding small nuclear ribonucleoprotein Sm D2 codes for the protein MAEEAAANVKEEEEFSTGPLSLLLMSVKNNTQVLINCRNNKKLLGRVRAFDRHCNMVLENVREMWTEVPKTGKGKKKALPVNKDRFISKMFLRGDSVIIVLRNPK